The Actinomadura graeca nucleotide sequence TGGGCTGTGTCACGACCGGAGATTCTACGGGGATCGGCACGGTAGAACGCGCCGTCCGTCCCGTGCGTCCGCGAGAATCGAACGCGGGCGAGCCCCCGCCGGACCCGGTCGTCCCCCGCCCCCCACCGAAGGAGCCAGCGATGAGCGGCTGGAACCCCCCGCCCCCGCAGGGCGGGCCCGTCCCGTACGGAGCGCCTGGCGCACCGCCCATGGGCCCGCCCTACCTCCCGCCGCGCCGCAGGTCACGGGCGGGCTGCGTGATCGGTGTGCTGGCCGGCGGCGTGGTCGGGGTCCTCCTGCTCTGCGCGGCGGTCTACGGCGTCTACCTGGTGCGCACCGACCACGAGCTGTCCACCCCGGCGGTGGCGGGCGGGACGACCCGCGACACCGCGGCCGAGGGCCGCATGGACGAGACGGTCAGGAAGCTGCGGTCCGTCATCACGCGCGGGAGCGGCTACAAGATCTACGACTTCGTCAGCGCCGTGTACGGGAGCGGCGACAGCAGGTTCCTGTTCGTCGGCGGCACCGGCGAGCACGGCAACGGCGGGGTCGTCGACGCCTTCAACCTCGCGCTCCAGGAGGAGCTCAACCTCGGCCAGTCGACCGTCCGGATCACCTCGTCCACCACGAAGATCAGCGACCCGGGCGGGGACGGCATGGCCATGTGCAGCCACATCACCGCCACGTCCGCGACCGGCGGGAGCACGACCACCTCCGACGCCCAGCTGTGCGCCTGGTCGACCCGGACCACCCTCGCCGTGATCATGCCGATCCGCGGCGGCTCCCAGCGGCAGGTGCCCTCGGAGTACGAGGGCATGGGACTGCAGGACCGGATGCGCCATATCCGCGCCGACGTGGAGGACTGAGCCCGCGGATCGTTTCCCGTCGCCGTCGGGACACAGGTCACCTGACACCGGGTCGTCCCGCCCGCAAGGCTGGGCGGCGAACGCCCATGGGGACCATGGGGTGCGAGAGAGGTGAGGACGGGATGCGAGCGGTTCTGGCACGCGCAGCCGTGCTGGCCGGCGCGTTCGCCGCGGGGGCCGTGGCGGCACATGTCGCGACCATCCCCCACCTCCTCCGTCTCACCTCCGACCTGCAACGTTCCAGGGAGCGGATCCTCGCCAGCCGGGAGGAGGAGCGCCGCCGCCTGCGCCACGACCTGCACGACGGCCTCGGCCCGACGCTGGCCAGCCTCGCCATGTCGCTGGACGCCGCGCGCATCACCCTGGCCTGCGAGCCCGAGCGGATGGACCCGCTGCTGTCGGACGTCCGGGACCGGCTCGCGCTCGCCGTCGGGGAGATCCGCGACATGGCCCACGGGCTGCGCCCGCCCGCCCTGGACGACCTGGGGCTCGTCGCCGCCATCCAGTCGTTCGCCGAGGGCTGCTGCGAGCGGGTGGAGGTCCGCTTCGACGGCGACCCCGCCGGGCTGCCCGCGGCGGTGGAGGTCGCGGCGTACCGGATCGTCCAGGAGGCGCTGACGAACGTCCGGCTGCACGCCCCCGGCAGCACCGCGCTGG carries:
- a CDS encoding sensor histidine kinase — encoded protein: MRAVLARAAVLAGAFAAGAVAAHVATIPHLLRLTSDLQRSRERILASREEERRRLRHDLHDGLGPTLASLAMSLDAARITLACEPERMDPLLSDVRDRLALAVGEIRDMAHGLRPPALDDLGLVAAIQSFAEGCCERVEVRFDGDPAGLPAAVEVAAYRIVQEALTNVRLHAPGSTALVLLTRAAELHVMVADTGPGVPATRNGGHPKSRRGLAAMKEWAAELGGGCAVTARAGGGTVVTAHLPLTVAEAVAGYHRPSTGGRPWTPAPQGARPAGPRRTSGR